From Candidatus Manganitrophus morganii, the proteins below share one genomic window:
- a CDS encoding dTDP-4-dehydrorhamnose 3,5-epimerase family protein, whose amino-acid sequence MIEGVKVTPLKQILDERGKIMHMLRCDSEGFQGFGEIYFSCVHPGAIKGWHIHKEMVLNYAVPHGNIKFVLFDNRPTSPTRGQLQEIFMGPDNYCLVTVPPGVWNGFKGIGHETAIVANCASIPHLADEIDRLDPFDPSIPYNWELKHR is encoded by the coding sequence ATGATTGAAGGGGTAAAAGTCACCCCGCTCAAGCAGATTTTGGATGAGCGGGGGAAGATCATGCACATGCTCCGCTGTGATTCGGAAGGTTTTCAAGGGTTCGGGGAGATCTATTTCTCCTGTGTACATCCGGGAGCAATAAAGGGATGGCATATCCATAAGGAAATGGTGCTGAACTACGCCGTTCCGCATGGCAACATCAAGTTCGTTCTCTTCGATAATCGCCCGACCAGTCCGACGCGAGGTCAGTTACAGGAAATATTCATGGGTCCCGACAATTACTGCTTGGTTACGGTGCCGCCGGGAGTCTGGAACGGGTTCAAGGGGATCGGACACGAGACAGCCATCGTTGCCAACTGCGCCTCCATTCCTCATCTGGCCGATGAGATCGATCGCCTCGATCCTTTCGATCCATCGATCCCCTACAATTGGGAGCTAAAACACCGGTGA
- a CDS encoding lipopolysaccharide biosynthesis protein produces MDRRIQTNCSGAGESQRVGYEDMLHSTSLKTRFLGHEEMLHSTSLKTRFLVSVGSNGIRATLGFVSGVLIARGLNPSGYGDLMFLIGSFVAIRSLLDMGSSSAFYTFLSRHAQGPRFYLSYISWLALQFMIMLLLVAMIIPSSIFEKVWLGHNRTIVLIALLAAFMQQQVWQTVSQIGESMRKTIKIQLLNLSIAMIYLIMVSFLLITGRMSAENILFLIIVQYAVATLLAYRFLRDNQAVPSEAEVTLKQIIREYWVYCKPLMMLSLIGFFYDFADRWMLQKFGGATQQGYFQIASQFANVSLLATASILNVFWKEMAASWAKRDNERVAMLYHKVSRGLVMLGAMITGLLLPWSKEIVMISLGQSYAQAWPVLAIMLLYPIHQSLGQIGGTMFLASGHTHKYMLVSASIMLVSIPFSYLMLVPTQGGWVPGLGMGAIGIAIKMVLLGIFSVNIQAWVIARFSGWGFDWIFQVVGIPLMMGAGYCAKMLVGFLWNLESFDLAGLLIPVIVASFIYVVLVMWIVWLLPWLIGMEREEMKRSLRNLKAWKI; encoded by the coding sequence GTGGACCGCCGAATTCAAACGAATTGCAGCGGTGCCGGGGAATCGCAAAGGGTAGGTTACGAAGACATGCTCCACTCCACATCATTGAAAACCAGGTTCTTGGGGCACGAAGAGATGCTCCATTCCACGTCGTTGAAGACCAGGTTTTTGGTGTCTGTCGGCTCCAACGGGATCCGCGCCACGCTTGGGTTCGTTTCCGGAGTGCTTATTGCGCGTGGATTGAATCCATCCGGTTATGGCGATTTGATGTTTCTGATCGGAAGCTTTGTCGCGATTCGGTCGTTGCTCGATATGGGAAGTTCGAGTGCGTTTTACACCTTTCTTTCCCGGCATGCCCAAGGGCCCCGGTTTTATCTGTCCTATATTTCCTGGCTGGCACTCCAATTCATGATCATGCTGTTGCTGGTTGCCATGATTATTCCGTCCAGCATTTTTGAAAAAGTTTGGCTGGGACATAACCGCACGATTGTCCTCATCGCTCTCTTGGCGGCATTTATGCAGCAACAAGTATGGCAAACCGTGAGCCAGATCGGCGAGAGCATGCGGAAGACAATAAAAATCCAGCTGTTGAACCTCTCCATCGCAATGATCTACCTGATAATGGTCTCGTTCTTATTAATCACAGGTCGCATGTCTGCCGAAAATATCCTGTTTTTAATCATCGTCCAATATGCTGTCGCGACGTTATTGGCCTACCGATTCTTGAGAGATAATCAAGCGGTGCCTTCCGAGGCCGAGGTGACCCTCAAACAAATTATTCGGGAGTATTGGGTCTATTGCAAGCCCCTGATGATGCTTTCTCTTATTGGGTTTTTTTACGACTTCGCCGATAGATGGATGCTTCAAAAGTTTGGAGGGGCGACGCAACAGGGCTATTTTCAGATTGCGAGCCAGTTTGCAAATGTCAGTCTCTTGGCGACCGCCTCGATCTTGAATGTTTTTTGGAAAGAAATGGCCGCCTCTTGGGCAAAGCGCGATAATGAGAGGGTCGCCATGCTTTACCACAAGGTCAGCCGAGGACTGGTGATGCTGGGCGCCATGATCACCGGCTTACTGCTCCCTTGGTCGAAAGAGATTGTGATGATTTCCTTAGGACAATCGTACGCTCAGGCTTGGCCGGTCCTGGCCATCATGCTGCTCTACCCGATTCATCAATCGCTGGGCCAAATCGGCGGGACCATGTTTCTGGCGAGTGGGCATACCCACAAATATATGCTTGTCAGCGCCAGTATAATGTTGGTTTCTATCCCCTTTTCTTATTTGATGCTCGTCCCGACGCAGGGTGGATGGGTTCCCGGTTTAGGGATGGGAGCCATCGGCATTGCAATCAAAATGGTGCTGTTGGGAATTTTCTCTGTCAATATTCAGGCATGGGTGATCGCCCGTTTCAGCGGATGGGGGTTCGATTGGATCTTTCAAGTCGTCGGTATTCCTCTGATGATGGGAGCGGGATATTGTGCGAAGATGCTCGTCGGCTTTCTCTGGAATCTAGAGTCTTTCGATTTGGCCGGCCTACTGATCCCGGTGATCGTTGCGTCCTTTATTTACGTTGTTTTGGTGATGTGGATCGTATGGCTCCTTCCATGGCTCATCGGAATGGAACGAGAAGAAATGAAGCGTTCGCTTCGGAACTTGAAAGCATGGAAGATTTAG
- a CDS encoding LIC12162 family protein: MNNAQADRNEKVFLATTALEQYWDTTKPIVFLGEWCLLHGRRSFWEPLHGQILETPFNTADAAHAAYVYIHALYERILPIVGKVLNTLHGKEYSERYWRIVLGPWLRLYLSVSYDRYSHLQCALERYPDCETLVLPEASYAVPSDTLDFAWLVKDDSFNLQIYTKILAAQGRTFPSGAPIVHTSAHGNSADQSWKENALNTIAKIVVGIGSKNKRSIFLRNSYFSKSSEIRLSVKTTGRVLPILRPLTKQSLPPANSDLRKSLPKIEIGQGEFERCLSAILLSDIPRSLLEGYSSINHDVEEVYPKNPKAILSANAWHFEETFKQWAAISAEKGTLLIGTPHGGNYGGPTDMSYEDHETSIVDRYYSWGWERKDCAAEVIPFPANKLVGREKNGASNLKEGILWVTTSEPRYLIQYSLLPKSFHEYLRWQGRFAKTLDSSIVSLFRLRPHREDQGWSIAQRITECIPDIKIETWDVSFQESLANCRLYVCDHLSTTFAEALAADKPTLLFWNPEANRLRAEAQPYYDLLRKSGILFDTPESAGAAVHRVYDDVEAWWKDPDRQDAVKRFCERFARNSPDAIELWTAEFKRIAAVPGNRKG, encoded by the coding sequence ATGAACAATGCTCAAGCCGATAGAAATGAAAAGGTTTTTCTTGCGACGACGGCGTTAGAACAATATTGGGATACCACGAAGCCGATTGTCTTTTTAGGGGAATGGTGTTTGCTACACGGGAGGCGTTCATTTTGGGAGCCGCTCCACGGCCAGATTCTGGAGACGCCGTTCAATACCGCAGACGCCGCCCATGCCGCCTATGTTTATATTCATGCGCTTTATGAGCGGATCTTGCCAATCGTGGGCAAGGTCCTGAACACCCTCCATGGAAAAGAGTATAGCGAACGTTATTGGAGAATCGTCCTCGGCCCCTGGCTGCGGCTTTATCTTTCGGTGAGTTATGACCGGTACAGCCATTTACAATGTGCACTGGAGCGATATCCCGACTGCGAAACCCTCGTGCTACCGGAGGCTTCCTATGCCGTTCCATCCGATACGCTCGATTTTGCCTGGCTCGTGAAGGACGATTCCTTCAATCTTCAGATTTACACTAAGATCCTTGCCGCACAGGGAAGGACTTTTCCTTCTGGAGCGCCGATTGTCCATACCTCCGCTCACGGGAACTCCGCCGATCAGTCGTGGAAGGAGAATGCCCTGAACACCATTGCGAAAATAGTCGTCGGTATCGGCTCAAAAAATAAGCGGTCTATTTTTCTGAGAAATTCTTACTTTTCGAAGTCCTCTGAAATCCGGTTATCCGTAAAAACGACAGGCCGCGTGTTGCCGATCCTTCGTCCGCTGACGAAGCAATCTCTCCCTCCGGCCAACTCAGATCTCCGAAAAAGCTTGCCAAAAATCGAGATTGGCCAGGGTGAATTCGAACGATGCTTATCGGCCATCCTCCTTTCCGATATCCCTCGAAGTCTTTTGGAAGGGTACTCCAGCATCAACCATGATGTCGAAGAGGTTTATCCTAAAAACCCCAAGGCCATATTGAGTGCAAACGCCTGGCATTTCGAAGAGACTTTTAAGCAGTGGGCGGCAATCTCTGCTGAAAAGGGGACGCTCCTGATTGGAACTCCTCATGGAGGAAACTATGGAGGACCGACTGACATGTCCTATGAAGATCACGAAACGTCGATCGTCGATCGTTATTACTCATGGGGGTGGGAGCGAAAAGATTGTGCAGCGGAAGTCATCCCATTTCCCGCAAACAAGTTAGTGGGGAGGGAAAAAAACGGTGCCAGTAATCTGAAGGAGGGTATTTTATGGGTGACCACTTCAGAACCAAGGTACCTGATCCAATATTCCCTCCTGCCAAAATCTTTTCACGAATACCTCCGTTGGCAGGGCCGTTTTGCCAAAACGCTGGATTCGAGCATCGTCTCCTTGTTCCGGCTGCGCCCTCATCGTGAAGATCAGGGTTGGTCTATCGCCCAGCGAATTACCGAATGCATTCCGGATATCAAAATTGAAACCTGGGATGTTTCTTTTCAGGAAAGCTTGGCCAATTGTCGTCTTTATGTTTGCGATCACCTGTCGACGACCTTCGCCGAAGCGCTCGCGGCGGACAAGCCGACCCTTTTGTTTTGGAATCCTGAAGCAAATCGATTAAGAGCTGAAGCCCAACCGTACTATGACCTGCTGCGAAAAAGTGGCATTCTTTTCGACACGCCCGAGAGTGCCGGAGCCGCCGTCCATCGAGTCTATGATGACGTTGAAGCCTGGTGGAAAGATCCGGATCGACAGGATGCGGTCAAGAGATTTTGCGAGCGGTTTGCTCGGAATTCTCCGGATGCAATTGAATTGTGGACCGCCGAATTCAAACGAATTGCAGCGGTGCCGGGGAATCGCAAAGGGTAG
- a CDS encoding glycosyltransferase family 4 protein — protein sequence MSSLFVFTENYVLGGGNRYLIDLVNGVSGLYKRVIIGSNAGGLFPADIHRLERPATVLAVKFLTASMVAYRLGKAPKLIRRFCLLPFILADPLLFFGNILVFLALLAKMKPSVVLCCNGGYPAARSTLAMAVAARWSRIPVVLSIVSMPAPRRLLVRFYDGLLDKLVWNSADLVIVNAQAILYSLQITHGMPLQKGRVIHNGIEDASSPGPATIKSNSDVIGCIARMDRGKGAIHLLDAFALLARKYASVELVMAGEGNASVELARRVCSMGLQNRVRLLGRYQGDVNKLLRSFDIYAFPSLWEGFPYSIIEAMHAGCAIVTTNVGGIPEALADGREGLLVEPGSSEALFEAMDRLLADKNFRETLGRNARAKYERTFSLDVMRKRVREVFIASGLAPCAFNTAGEVTN from the coding sequence ATGAGCTCACTTTTCGTCTTCACGGAAAATTATGTCCTTGGCGGCGGCAATCGATATCTTATCGATCTTGTGAATGGTGTTTCTGGCCTATACAAACGCGTGATCATCGGGAGCAATGCGGGTGGGCTATTCCCAGCCGATATTCATCGGCTCGAGCGCCCTGCAACCGTACTTGCTGTAAAGTTTCTAACCGCATCGATGGTTGCATATCGGCTCGGTAAAGCCCCCAAACTGATAAGGAGGTTCTGCTTGCTGCCGTTCATTCTTGCTGATCCGCTGTTATTTTTCGGGAACATCCTGGTCTTTCTTGCGTTGTTAGCTAAAATGAAACCCTCCGTGGTTTTGTGTTGCAATGGCGGCTATCCTGCAGCGAGATCAACCCTTGCAATGGCCGTGGCCGCGCGGTGGTCCCGTATCCCGGTTGTCCTGAGTATTGTCAGCATGCCTGCCCCGCGTCGTCTTTTAGTGCGATTCTATGATGGACTGCTCGACAAGCTGGTTTGGAACTCTGCTGACTTAGTGATTGTCAATGCGCAGGCGATATTGTATTCATTGCAGATAACGCATGGTATGCCCCTCCAGAAGGGAAGAGTGATTCATAATGGCATTGAAGATGCCTCTTCTCCTGGGCCAGCAACGATTAAATCCAATTCTGATGTTATCGGCTGCATCGCCCGCATGGACAGGGGGAAAGGGGCGATCCATCTCCTGGATGCATTTGCGTTGCTTGCGCGGAAGTATGCCTCGGTTGAATTAGTCATGGCAGGTGAGGGTAATGCATCGGTAGAACTCGCACGTCGTGTCTGTTCCATGGGTTTACAAAACAGAGTCCGGCTCTTAGGCCGTTATCAAGGTGATGTAAATAAATTACTCCGTTCATTTGATATTTATGCATTTCCTTCTTTGTGGGAGGGGTTTCCGTATAGCATTATTGAAGCGATGCATGCCGGCTGTGCAATTGTGACTACAAATGTGGGCGGCATTCCTGAGGCATTAGCGGATGGAAGGGAAGGGTTACTGGTCGAACCTGGATCGAGCGAAGCGCTTTTTGAGGCCATGGATCGTTTGTTGGCGGATAAGAATTTCCGGGAAACTTTAGGGCGCAATGCGCGGGCAAAGTATGAGCGCACGTTCTCGTTAGACGTCATGCGTAAGCGTGTGCGCGAGGTCTTCATCGCCTCCGGTTTAGCACCCTGTGCATTTAACACTGCGGGGGAGGTCACGAATTGA
- a CDS encoding SDR family oxidoreductase — MSKRVLITGGLGYLGGRIAVALTREPNIRMRLGSRKVKSAPDWLPAAETVAMDVLERDSLSEAMRDVQAVVHLAAMNENECVADPGKAVLVNTLGTLNVLQAAIGAGVERFIYFSTAHVYGAPLVGHLTEATLPRPIHPYAITHHAAEDFVLAAHDEKKITGIVMRLSNAFGAPTHLDVDRWTLLANDLCRQAVQTRKTVLRSSGMQQRDFIPLEDVGRAVGHLLGLTREGCGDGLFNLGGASSSIWEMTQRIAARCKIILGFHPEIVRPEPAVGEPVRALRYDCEKLQRTGFYLKGIVEQELDDTLVLCSKAWGQAK; from the coding sequence GTGAGCAAACGTGTCCTAATCACGGGCGGATTGGGCTATCTGGGCGGACGGATCGCGGTTGCGTTGACGCGTGAGCCGAACATTCGGATGCGGTTAGGGAGTCGAAAGGTGAAATCAGCACCCGATTGGCTTCCTGCGGCGGAAACAGTGGCCATGGATGTGTTGGAACGCGATTCCCTCTCGGAGGCGATGCGCGATGTCCAGGCGGTCGTGCACTTGGCGGCAATGAATGAAAATGAATGTGTGGCCGACCCCGGCAAGGCGGTTTTGGTCAATACACTCGGTACGTTGAATGTCCTCCAGGCCGCGATCGGTGCAGGAGTCGAGCGGTTCATTTACTTCTCCACGGCGCATGTCTATGGCGCGCCGTTGGTGGGCCATCTGACGGAGGCCACCCTGCCGAGACCGATTCATCCCTATGCCATCACCCACCATGCGGCCGAGGATTTTGTGCTTGCGGCGCATGACGAGAAAAAAATCACCGGCATTGTGATGCGGCTTTCAAACGCATTTGGAGCGCCCACTCACCTGGACGTGGACCGCTGGACATTGCTGGCGAATGACCTCTGCCGCCAGGCGGTGCAAACCCGCAAGACGGTCCTACGATCGAGCGGGATGCAGCAACGTGATTTCATCCCGCTGGAAGATGTTGGGCGGGCGGTCGGGCATCTGCTTGGACTTACTCGGGAGGGGTGCGGCGATGGCCTGTTCAACCTGGGGGGAGCTTCATCGAGCATCTGGGAGATGACGCAGCGGATCGCGGCGCGCTGCAAGATTATTTTGGGATTCCATCCTGAAATTGTCCGTCCTGAGCCGGCCGTCGGCGAACCGGTTCGAGCACTCCGATACGATTGCGAAAAGCTTCAGAGAACCGGTTTTTATTTAAAAGGCATTGTCGAGCAGGAGCTGGATGACACGCTCGTTCTCTGTTCGAAAGCATGGGGTCAGGCCAAATGA
- the rfbG gene encoding CDP-glucose 4,6-dehydratase, producing MDEMVSGNRFNEVFRGRRVLVTGDTGFKGSWLCLWLHQLGAQVLGYALPPERENDHFNLLGLENLIEHVTDDIRDCTAVHKAFDGFQPEFLFHLAAQPLVRLSYLEPKLTFDTNVAGSVNILEAARRCESLKAVVYVTSDKCYRNNEWIWGYRETDPLGGHDPYSASKAAAELVFSAYQDSYFNARPDFGAATVRAGNVIGGGDWAADRLVPDAIRALKAGKSIQIRNPHSTRPWQHVLEPLSGYLLTAARLFQEPKRFSGPWNFGPDAKSIRTVGELVQLVIAGWGSGCVEIASQAGAPHEARLLHLNCDKANQLMQWRPKWDAERAVAETIRWYRGVLEGQSALEISRRQISEYMEM from the coding sequence ATGGATGAAATGGTAAGCGGAAATCGGTTCAACGAAGTATTTCGCGGCCGACGTGTATTGGTGACGGGCGACACCGGTTTCAAGGGTTCCTGGCTCTGTCTCTGGCTGCATCAATTGGGAGCTCAGGTTTTGGGATATGCGCTGCCGCCCGAACGGGAAAATGATCACTTTAATCTGTTGGGCCTGGAGAATCTCATCGAACATGTCACCGACGATATTCGCGATTGCACCGCCGTCCACAAAGCTTTTGATGGATTTCAGCCGGAATTTCTATTTCACTTGGCGGCCCAACCGCTTGTGCGCCTTTCGTACTTGGAGCCGAAACTGACGTTTGATACGAACGTGGCGGGCTCGGTCAATATTCTTGAAGCGGCGAGACGGTGTGAATCACTCAAAGCGGTCGTTTATGTCACGTCGGATAAGTGTTATCGCAATAATGAATGGATCTGGGGGTACCGGGAAACCGATCCACTCGGCGGGCATGATCCCTATAGTGCATCGAAGGCCGCGGCAGAGTTGGTCTTCTCCGCGTATCAAGACTCCTACTTTAATGCGCGGCCTGACTTCGGCGCGGCGACGGTGCGTGCGGGCAACGTGATCGGGGGAGGGGATTGGGCAGCCGATCGTCTCGTGCCGGACGCGATCCGCGCCTTGAAAGCGGGTAAATCGATTCAGATACGGAATCCTCATTCAACGCGTCCCTGGCAACATGTACTGGAGCCGTTATCGGGTTATCTGTTGACGGCGGCCCGCTTGTTTCAGGAGCCGAAGCGCTTTTCAGGACCATGGAATTTTGGCCCGGACGCGAAATCGATTCGCACCGTCGGCGAATTGGTCCAGTTGGTCATCGCCGGGTGGGGGAGCGGGTGTGTTGAAATTGCATCGCAGGCAGGTGCACCGCATGAAGCTCGATTGCTTCATCTGAACTGTGATAAGGCAAATCAGCTGATGCAATGGCGGCCCAAGTGGGACGCGGAGCGCGCGGTTGCAGAAACCATACGTTGGTATCGGGGCGTACTCGAGGGTCAAAGCGCATTAGAGATCTCCCGCAGACAGATCTCGGAATATATGGAGATGTAA
- the rfbF gene encoding glucose-1-phosphate cytidylyltransferase, which produces MKVVILCGGYGTRIRDVADNLPKPMIPVGRYPILWHLMKYYASFDHKDFVLCLGYKGQVIKEFFLNYEAQTRDCTVTLGAQKSIEYHTNHEEMDWRVTLADTGTDAMTGARLRKVRSYIGDDEHFMLTYGDGLGNVDLDQVLAFHKKHGRILTVTGVRPPGRFGELMNSPEGLVTEFNEKPQATGGRISGGFFVCRKEIFDYLEDREDLVFELEPMRRLVKDVQMMMYPHEGFWQPMDTYRDYTFLNGLIAKGEAPWMKW; this is translated from the coding sequence TTGAAAGTCGTTATCCTTTGCGGCGGCTACGGTACGCGAATACGCGACGTCGCCGACAATCTTCCCAAGCCGATGATCCCCGTCGGACGGTATCCGATTCTCTGGCATTTGATGAAATACTACGCCAGCTTCGATCATAAGGACTTTGTCTTATGCTTGGGATACAAAGGCCAGGTGATTAAGGAGTTCTTTCTCAATTATGAGGCGCAAACGCGCGACTGCACGGTGACGTTGGGCGCTCAAAAATCGATCGAGTATCACACAAATCACGAAGAGATGGATTGGCGGGTGACGCTGGCCGATACCGGAACCGATGCGATGACGGGAGCCCGCTTAAGGAAAGTGCGGTCCTACATCGGTGATGATGAGCATTTTATGCTGACCTACGGCGATGGCTTGGGCAATGTTGATCTGGACCAGGTACTCGCCTTCCATAAAAAACACGGACGTATTTTGACGGTGACCGGTGTGCGTCCACCCGGCCGCTTCGGCGAGCTGATGAATTCTCCCGAAGGGTTAGTGACGGAGTTCAACGAAAAGCCGCAGGCGACCGGCGGTCGTATCTCCGGCGGATTTTTCGTATGCCGTAAAGAGATCTTCGACTACCTAGAGGATCGCGAAGATTTGGTGTTTGAACTGGAGCCGATGCGTCGATTAGTGAAGGATGTACAGATGATGATGTACCCGCATGAGGGTTTCTGGCAACCGATGGACACCTATCGCGATTACACATTCTTAAATGGCTTGATTGCCAAAGGCGAAGCGCCATGGATGAAATGGTAA
- a CDS encoding NAD-dependent 4,6-dehydratase LegB, giving the protein MKILITGADGFIGSHLTEALVREGHDVRAFVLYNSFNSYGWLDYCAADVKSRFEVFAGDIRDPHGVKTAMQGCDTVLHLAALIAIPYSYHSPDTYVDTNVKGTLNVVQAAREMGVRKVVHTSTSEVYGTAQFVPITEEHPLQGQSPYSASKIGADQIALSFYMSFGTPLAVLRPFNTYGPRQSARAVIPTIITQIASGKRKIKLGAIHPTRDFSYVDDTVRGFISAMSCEAVNGTVTNIGSGFEISIEETVRTIAELMGVRIDIECDAVRLRPEKSEVERLVASYQKAEKLMGWKPQYSGLEGFKQGLRKTIEWFTDPTNLARYKIDAYNL; this is encoded by the coding sequence ATGAAAATATTGATCACCGGCGCTGACGGTTTTATTGGCTCTCATCTTACAGAGGCTCTAGTCCGCGAAGGACATGATGTTCGAGCCTTTGTTCTCTACAACTCTTTTAATTCTTATGGTTGGCTTGATTATTGCGCAGCGGACGTGAAAAGCCGGTTTGAGGTTTTCGCGGGCGATATTCGCGATCCGCATGGAGTAAAAACAGCCATGCAGGGTTGTGATACGGTGTTGCATTTGGCCGCTCTGATTGCAATTCCGTATTCCTATCACTCTCCAGATACCTATGTTGATACCAATGTTAAAGGAACTCTCAACGTGGTGCAAGCGGCGCGAGAAATGGGGGTCCGCAAGGTTGTCCACACTTCCACCAGCGAGGTATATGGGACGGCGCAGTTTGTCCCGATCACGGAAGAGCACCCGCTACAGGGTCAATCTCCCTACTCGGCAAGTAAGATCGGCGCCGACCAGATTGCTCTCTCATTTTATATGTCTTTCGGTACTCCACTTGCGGTATTGCGACCCTTTAATACCTATGGTCCTCGGCAGTCCGCGCGGGCAGTTATTCCTACGATCATCACCCAAATTGCTTCAGGTAAACGCAAAATTAAATTAGGTGCTATACATCCAACCCGTGATTTTTCCTATGTGGATGACACTGTTCGAGGTTTTATTTCTGCAATGAGTTGCGAGGCAGTTAATGGCACTGTGACCAATATTGGGAGCGGTTTCGAAATTTCGATTGAGGAGACTGTTCGTACCATTGCGGAATTGATGGGAGTACGGATCGACATCGAGTGTGACGCCGTTCGACTTCGCCCTGAAAAAAGTGAAGTGGAGCGCCTCGTTGCAAGCTACCAAAAAGCAGAGAAACTGATGGGCTGGAAGCCTCAATATAGCGGTCTGGAAGGTTTTAAGCAGGGGTTGAGAAAAACGATTGAATGGTTCACCGATCCGACCAACCTGGCACGTTATAAGATCGATGCATACAACTTATGA
- the pseI gene encoding pseudaminic acid synthase — translation MIEISGRKIGQDDPPFIIAEMSGNHNQSLDRALEIVEAAAKSGAHALKIQTYTPDTMTIDLNEREFHISDPKSLWAGNSLYHLYGEAYTPWEWHKSIFERAAKLGLIPFSTPFDDTAVDFLESLNVPCYKIASFENTDLPLIRRVAATGKPIIISTGMATVAELDESVRAAREAGCKNLILLKCSSTYPATPKNTNILTIPHLRDLFDCEVGLSDHTMGVGVSVASVALGATVVEKHFTLRRADGGVDSTFSLEPAEMAQLVVETERAWQALGQVTYGPMEAEKKSLQFRRSLYVVQDLKAGDLLTRENVRAIRPGLGLPTKYLEQVLGKTVKQDVKRGTALGWGLMG, via the coding sequence ATGATTGAAATTTCGGGCCGAAAGATCGGTCAAGACGACCCCCCCTTCATTATCGCCGAAATGTCGGGCAATCATAACCAATCGCTCGACCGCGCGCTGGAAATCGTCGAGGCCGCGGCTAAGTCGGGGGCGCATGCGCTCAAAATCCAGACATACACCCCCGACACGATGACCATTGATTTAAACGAGCGGGAGTTTCACATCAGTGACCCCAAAAGTCTTTGGGCGGGCAACTCGCTCTATCACCTTTACGGCGAGGCATATACTCCCTGGGAATGGCACAAGTCGATCTTCGAGCGGGCAGCCAAGCTGGGCCTGATCCCATTCAGCACGCCCTTTGATGATACGGCGGTGGATTTTCTCGAAAGCCTGAACGTTCCCTGCTACAAGATCGCATCCTTTGAGAACACCGATCTGCCGCTGATCCGGCGCGTCGCCGCGACCGGAAAGCCGATCATCATCTCAACCGGTATGGCCACGGTCGCAGAGCTGGACGAAAGCGTTCGTGCGGCCCGTGAAGCGGGCTGCAAAAACTTGATCTTGCTCAAATGTTCCAGCACCTACCCGGCCACTCCCAAGAATACCAACATCCTGACCATTCCTCACCTTCGGGACCTCTTTGACTGTGAAGTCGGTCTGTCTGACCACACGATGGGGGTCGGCGTTTCGGTAGCCAGCGTGGCCTTAGGTGCGACGGTCGTCGAGAAGCACTTCACTCTCAGACGCGCAGATGGCGGTGTGGACAGCACCTTCTCCCTGGAACCCGCCGAGATGGCGCAACTGGTGGTAGAAACCGAACGTGCCTGGCAGGCGCTTGGTCAAGTGACCTACGGTCCGATGGAGGCCGAGAAAAAGTCTCTACAGTTCCGTCGGTCGCTTTATGTCGTGCAAGACCTCAAAGCCGGAGATCTGCTGACACGTGAAAATGTTAGGGCGATTCGGCCGGGGCTGGGGTTACCGACAAAGTATCTCGAACAAGTATTAGGAAAGACCGTGAAGCAAGATGTAAAGCGTGGGACGGCGTTGGGCTGGGGACTGATGGGGTAA